A window of Eubalaena glacialis isolate mEubGla1 chromosome 11, mEubGla1.1.hap2.+ XY, whole genome shotgun sequence genomic DNA:
GTGGGATTCAAGGGTCCATCCCAGCTCCCTCATCCTGGAACAGGATTAGAGCTCAGGGGCATAGGGCTCCCCAGTGGGTGAGGGCACCCGCAGCTCAGCATCATGCCTGACCACGGTGAAGAGCCCCACCACCGCCAGCAAAGCCATCACCATAACGGCGGAGCAGATGCTGAACATGTTCCGAGTGCCCGTTTTGCGATCGCTGTCATGGAGGACCAGAAGCCCCAGGCAGGCCAGTAAGTGCAGGGGCACCCGGAACCAGTTGAGGACACCAGCTTGCTCTGTCTCAGGGATCACCTTTCTCCGCAGGAAGCTCATGCTGGGAAAGTACAGCCCACAGGCCAATTCGATAAGGAGGAAGGCTATAAAGGACTCCACTGGACTCTCCTGGCCTGGGCTGGTAGAgaaagtcaacatgaagagggagaAGACGACGATGAGGACAGCGAGGGAGACTAGGTGCATAGGCTGAAGGTGGTACCTCTTGGAGGTAGCGATGCGGTACAGAGAAGAGCCGAGCAGGCTGGCTGCCATGAAGCTGGAGAAGATGATGCCCAGCGGGGCCCCATGTGGGTCCAGCACAGGCGTCCAGAGGAAGACAAAGATGAAGATGACACTCTCAAACAGGGCCTGGATGGTGCCTAGCAGCAGCACACGACGGTCCGACAGGAGGCAGCGCAGGCCCCCAGCACAGGTCCTTGAGAAGGCACGCTGCCGATCATAGTTCTCTCCCCAGTTATGAAGGGCCAAGGCCCCAGCCAGAGCCAAGAGAGGGATGGCAGCCACAAAGGGCGCTACAGGCCCCAGGCCCATCCAGCAGGCCACGGCCTCAGCTGCCACACCTGCCACTACAGCCAGCACATGATTCCAGAAGGCAGCTCGGGCAAAGGTAGCCGGGATCCACTCTGCGGGGAAGTCATGCCGTTCCACGTGCTCATGGATGTACCAGGCCTCAAAGGCCGAGAAGAGCAGGGCTGTGGATAGCCCACCAAGTGCTCGGCCCACCAGCAGCACAAAGTAGTCCCGAGAGAGTTTGGTTAAGCAGCAGAGAGAGTAAGTGAGGGAGAAGAGGACACAAGACTTCTTGCGACCCAGCCAATCCACAAGGGAGGAGGCCACCAGTCCAAAGAGGACTGTGGAGGCAAGGCCGCAGACATAGAGGATGGCAATTTGTCCCTCCAGGAAGTGGTAATGCTGATAGAGTTTATAGAGGTAGGGGGCCTGGAGCCAGTCAGCTGCCAGGGCCAGGAAGTAGACCTGATAGAAGTCCAGTTGAAACCGAAGGAAGGAGGGGTTGCTGCAGGCTCTTCCAGAGGGCTTAGCCCGGCATCTTGACAGCTCCAACCCCAGGCAGGAGGCCAGGAGGACCACAAAGGCAAGGTAGGCAGTCACCAGCATGGCCGGCCCCCGGACGAcctggggagagaagggggctTCAGAGTCACATCCATTGCCTGGATAGCGCTGTCAAGGGGCTGGGTGTCTAAGCAGAAGGCAGCTCCACCCAACCCCCCGCTGCCACCTgcacttccccaccccctcaaCTCCACTCCCCCGGAGCTCAGACCAGAGGGACCAGTTGGGTGGGTGGCAGGAGTGGCCCGCCAGAGCGGTCTTCAAGGACACTGTGCggcagggaaggggtgggagaggggagaagatTGAGCATTCGCCCCATCCTTGCCTGGTATAGCAGAGAGGAAGTTCCTTCACTAATCCCAGCCCTGCAGTTAAGGGGCTGCTGCCCTCTCCCACAGTAGCTTCTGCATACAATACTTCCTTCTGTTACCTCCCATCCTCTTTGGGGAGCCCGTTTTTGCCCTCAATGTCTCGTCATCTGTCCCGGGCATCCCTACCGCCCGCGCGGGCCTCTCGAGTTGCTTCTGGGTCACGCGCGTGCATCTCAGATTCCCCCTCCTCCAGGTCAGGGCACACCCCCGCCAAAGCACCCCCTAGCCCCGGCCCAGCGCCGCCACATCCGCTCGCGCCTCGCCCAGACACCATTTCACCTGCTGCCCCGGTCTGCGGGGACGCTCCGGACACACCCGGCTCCAGGCCGCCCGGCCGCCCTGCCCGCTCTACCTCCGGCTCGGGTTCCACCAGCGCGCCCGCCCCTCACAGCCTGCTTCCGGGAGCCTGGGAGCCCTCTGGCCGCAGCCATGATGGGTCCCGTCACGTGACGGGGGCGCGGCGCTCAAACCGCGCCCCTACTCCGCCCTCTTGCCCCAACCAGGTCGCTGAGCTCCGGAAGCCTGCTGGGGCCCAACAGGAGTCGGTGGTGGTCGCTGCTCCGGGTTTGGCCCTGTCCGCTGCCCTCCCGTGACACCCGTTCCTTCGACTCCGGGATACCTACGGGGCCCCCTGGAAGTAAAGACacattttctgtctcttcctccGTGCCGTGGGTTAGGGAGCGCAGCTGTGCCTGGGAAAATGCCAGCAGTCCCGCAGAGCCGGGGCTTGAGCTTCTTAAGGAACATCGCCGCCCCAAGCCGAGACGGGCTCCTCgcttccctcctctcccagagTAGTGACCTCCAGGCCAGAAGTCAGTATGGCCCAGACACCTGAGGGAGGCAGTGTGGTGTAAAGGACTTGGACTTCGGTTTGCAGACGGCCAAggctcaaatcccagccctgTCACTTACCAGCTCTGTGGCCTCGGGCAAGCCATATGACTTCTCAGTGTCCCAGTTTCTTGGTCGGCAGTCACAGGAGAGCAGCGCCCAAATAAAAAAGGCTAAAGTTCAGTGGCAGTTAAGGGTTAAGAATTTCAGTCTTGGAGCCGGATGCCCaccctctgccacttaccagctgtgttaCCTTGGAAACGTTATTTAACCTCTTTCCAGCCCTAGTATTATCtcctcaaaaccctccaatggcttcccatctcacAAAGCATAAAAGCCAAAATCATTATAATGGCCTACAAAACCCTCTGTCCTCTGTTCCACTGCTACATCTCTGACCTTATCTCCTACCATTCTCCTTCCTACGCCTTCTCCATCTATACTGGCTACcaccagggcctttgcacactgTGCCCTGTAAAGTTCTGGTTCTTCTCCCAGATATCCACATAGTTCCCTCCTTCAGCCCCTCCAGTTCTGTCTTCAAGTGTCACCttatcagagaggccttccttggCCAACCTGTTTGAAAAAACACCACCACCTCTGCTACAGTAATCTACCTGCTTCCCTACCAACTCTCTATTCTCCTTTGCTgcattttctccatagcacttaacaCCATCTGGCACActatatattttgcttatttactATTTCTTCTCCCTacagatttttatctgttttgttcacttgtATTCCCAGTACTTAAAATGGTTAATGGTACataaaaacattcaataaatatttgatgaataaatgaatgaataagttaaTACGTGTAAAATACTCTAAAAAGTGCTGGTCTTTATTAGCTGGTAACACTTATCAAACAGTTATTATGTACCTAAGTTCTGTCTTAAGAAGTCCTGGGCCAACTGCTGTAGATGAATTGTTTAACTGTCACAACAACCCTTTAGGTAGTTACTATGATTATCCTTCAGAATTggaaaggttaagtaacatgACTAGAGTCACATGGTAAGAGGTAGAGTCAGAACTGGGACCCAGATCTTTCCAGTTCCACACTCATGATTTCTAAGAAGATTAAATGGGTTCACCCACCTGCACAGGTGATTAGCAAATGTTGGTTTTCTTTATACTAAAGCTTGGAGGGTAGAGGGTGGGAGAATCTGGAATTATAACTTGAGAAATACTTTCTTATGATAAAGTAAACAGCTGAGATTTATATCCTGCAAGTTCCAAGGTGCCTTTATCCCTAACTGGCAAACCTCTAGAGAGTAGAAAAGGTATTGGTTCCCATGCATTTGTCTAGAAACACGAAGACTCAAAAATCATGATTTCCCAAGGTCATTCAGTGAGTGAGGGCATGAGGGATCCAAATGGCCTTCCATTCTGATCCTGGACTGAAACCCCTTGAACTCCTGACACCCAGTCTCTCAGTTCCTGGTGGTCTTTTCTTTGAGGGAGGAGGTCATCCTGAATGAAGGCAGGGAGTGGGACAGGATGGCCTTACGTGCTTTGTCTTCTGTTTTCCAGGATGGAGGCCAGTGCTCTCCATTATTGAGTTGCATTTTGCTCAGAAGCACCTGACAAAGAGAGACTTTAAGGAAGATTACATtattttggattacttttattgtAGGACCTATTCAAAATATGTTAACTCTTTAAGGTTCCCCTGGCCCCTCGAAGCTGTGAAGCACAGCTGGGAAAGATCCTACACGTGGGAAATGTGCCAGCTGAGCAGCAGGGGGACTGAAGGGGATAAAGGACAGCCTGGGAGGGCAGTTCCATCTCTAGGACACACTTCTAGTAGAGGGCAAGGAGGGCTGGGGTCTGTGTGTGGGGAGTCACAGGGGAAGTCTGGCTTTCAGGGCAGGTGGGGAGGATGCTCTGGGAATTACTAGGAACCATGCTTACCAGAGGAGCATCATTTAAAACTTCtattatgaaaatgttcaaacataCATAAAGGTAGAGAGCATAGTTCTATGAAACCCTATATACTTAATTCAACAATATTGATTTTTGTCCCtttgttccttctcctttctttctttttttgtttgccaaaatacttttaaatacatCACTTCACTCCATACTTCAGTGTGCATCTCTAGGAAATACGGACCTTTTCTTACATAACCTCAAAGCCATTTTCACATTTAACAAAATCAACACAGATTCCTTGGCATTGTAAGTACTCAGTTCATAATTAAATGTTTCCAACAGTCTAAAAATGTCTCTTTACAATTGGGTGGTCCCAATCAGGAACCAAACAAggtctccacccccccccccccaccaccagccATTGACTAGTTGAAGAAATCCAGTCAGATCTCCTTTAGAATGTCCCACGTTCTGGATATGTTTTCTTACTTCCTTGTTGTGTCATTTAATTTGTTCCTCCACCCCCCATATTTCTCATTAAATGGAGGTTAGCTCTAGAGGTTTGATTAGAATCatgttcagtttttttgtttgtttctttgtttggcaAGAGTCCTTCACAGGTGGTGCTGAGTGCTTCAGACTGCATCATATCAGGAGGTACACGGCATGTGGTTGTGCTGTTTTTAGCGATGCTAAGATTCATCAGTGGGGTCAGGTAGTGACAGCCTTATTCCTCCATTGTAAAGTTCTCCATCAACCACCATCCTTGGTTTCATCCATTGACGATTCTTGCTTTGATCAATTATTTCATTaggggttgcaaaatggtgatttttctaattGCATATTCCTTCTACATTAGCTGGAGTTCTTCTGTAAATAAGTTTTCTCCACCACTTAGAGCTATTTGGCCAccctgaaatataatttacacagGACAGGCAGCATAAAtgcataattctttttctttttagttgccaATTTTCAGAATATGAAGTTGGGAgaaaaacttcatttttaaaaagttttgggcTTAGAGCTGAGTAGGGATGGATGGCCTGGACAGTGGGCAGGGGAAGAAGGGTCTATTCTGGTAGCTCTGTCCAGCCCTCACTCACTCCAGGGCATGGGGTGTTTGGGGGACAGATAGACAATGGAGGACTTGGTGTCCTGGCCCTTGGGCAGCAATGAGATTGGCATGACATAGGCCTGGTGTGCAGGCAGCTGCAGgacccaaagagagagagagagaaaaccagatATTGGGGAGGCAGAAAGAGAGATAGGAATTGAAAAACAGCTGGACCCAGAAGACAGGAACAAAGACAGAAagggaaatagaaatgaaagagatcGAGAATGACTTGCACCCAGAAGCAGAATAggacagaaaaggagagaggcaggaggtgaatcaaaagaccaaggaagagggacttccctggtggcgcagtggttaagaatccacctgccaatgcaggggacgtgggtttgatccctagtccaggaagatcccacatgcggtggagcaactaagcccatgtgctgaaactactgagcctgcgctctagagcctgagctcaactattgagcctgcgctctagagcccgagccacagctactgaagtccccgtgcctagagcccacgcaccgcaacgaagagtagcccccgctctccgcaactagagaaagcccacaacgaagacccaacgcagccaaaaataaataaataaatttatttaaaaaaaaaaaaggaaggaaacaagattTTAAATTAGATGGGGAATGGGAGAGATGAGTGGGGGAAACAGATGTAGAGACACAAGTTAGGTGAAGGCAGAAAGTCCAGGtgacagaaaaaaggaaacagaagtggAGAGAGTGGTGTAGAAAGCTAGAGGGAAGGATAAGCAGAAGGATAAACAGAGatagaaaggaaagaacaaaggGTTCCAGAGAAGGAGGTTGAGAAAGAGAAGATTGAAGCAGACCAGTGTCAGAGAACTTGGGGAATGAGGAGGGGTGCTTAGGGGCTCTCAGCTTAAGATCCAGTCCCACGCAGATGCCAGGGTCTATCACTTCCAGCTTCCTCTTGGTGGCTTCTCcaaacccccagccccagccccacccccagggacAGGGGACTTATGACTAGCTATGTGTGGATGGGATCATTGGGAACCTGAGTCAAGGGTTCCCAGCTTCCATCACCCCCCTGCCAGATGAGCATGGATGTAACAGATGGGATTATTGCTGGAAGATTGAGGTCATGCGGCTGGGCGAGCACTCAGAGATTTGAGAGATAAGACATCCAGGTAGAGAGCGCCAGGTTCCTAGAAGCAAAGGACCATGAAGGATGTCATGATATCCAAGGGGAGGGAGGAACCAAGAATTCTCTGCTCAGCCTCTTCTTCTGGTCCAAGAGCCATTGACCTTCCTTACTAGGCTCATGATGAGAGGTAAGGGATTCAGAGATTCTTGGGTCATTTAGGGATATGGGTGGAGGTCCACAGGGCAAGAAAAGTGGTCCCTGGACAAAGGAGCCCCTGTCGCCTCTAGAGGAAGAATCCATCTTATCCATGCAAACTGCAGAGAAGATGAGCCAGGAAGGGTCTCCAGGGGAGGCTGACTAGAGGGGAAAATGGCCAACTTGCTCACCTTCAGGGGCTGTGGGAGAGGCTCTGAGAAGAACACTTTCCATTCCAGAAGTTGCCGAAGAGGAGGCTCTGGAACCAGTGAGAGCATGCCCAGAAACTAGCTTCAAAGCAGATGTCCCGCTCTCACTCCCGggactgaggaggaggccgggggATCTGAGCAGccagcctcctctccctgcctgggTGAGGGGTCCAGCTGATCCTTCTCCGTCCTCCAGAGCTTCTGCCTCCTCCCTGAGGAAGCAGCTGCAGAAGTGCCCTGGAAGACTGGCAATCTCGCAAGGGGCAACAGCCCAGCTAGACTATCAGACAGTGTCGAGAGGTGCGGTGTCCCCTGAAGCAGCAGCTGCAGCGGCCGGCGGAGCCTGGAGGTCCCCGGGCAGCCCCCCGGCCACGGCCGCAGCTGTCACTGCAGCCCAAGCAGGAGCTGGAACAGGCGGCTTGACCCCTGGAGCAAGGGTacatggggcagggagaggggtggCAGCAGGTCAAATGCGGAGCAGAGCAGGGGCTGCAGGAACTGAGGGGACAAGTCAAGGGGGGacaggcagggcagggtgggcaggggcaggTACAGGGTGGGCCAGGGAGGCCGGGACAGGAGGGGCAGGGAGCTGCGTAATAGGGATAGGCAGTGCCGGAGCAGCTGGGAGGGGGAcagccagggcaggggcaggcacAGGCGGAGGGGGGGCAGGACAGACAAGGGGAGGCAGCTGGTGGGCCGTGCCCGGAGGGTGGAGGGGGCTGTTGGTGGCTGGCCTTCTTGTTCCGAGGCCCCAAACGTAGGCCCAGAGAGAAGTCCATTCAGCTGCAGGAGCGGCCAGGCTGGGGGGTTGGGtgaaggggagggcaggggtggggtcagAGGGGGGACTGTGGGGAGCAGGGGTGTGGGCAGGATTAAACCTAAGACACTGctgagcctctctgagcctgcaGGAGCTCAGACCTCCCCAGCTAGCCCTCCCCTTCCTGGcctgcctgctcccctcccctccactgaGAACCCACCAAGGGCACCAGACCAGAACCCGTCCTCCAAATATCATGTGCACTTTCATGCCTCCAGTCCTTTGTGTACACTCTtccttctgcccccagtgccctttctcttttctccacctgGCGAGGTCCCATCATCTCTGAAGTCTTCCCCTTTATTCAATCAAAAAGTatttcttggggacttccctggtggcacagtggttaagaatccgcctgccgggcttccctggtggcacagtggttgagaatctgcctgccaatgcaggggacacgggttcgagccctggtctggggggatcccacatgccgcggagcaactgggcccgtgagccacaattactgagcctgcgcatctggagcctgtgctccgcaacaagagaggctgcgataatgagaggcccgcgcaccgcgatgaagagtggcccccgctcgccgcagctagagaaagccctcgcacagaaacgaagacccaacacagccataaattaattaattaattaatttaaaaaaaaaaagataaaggcaTTCTCATATTCTCTTGGTGGAATACAAACTAgtacaatcttaaaaaaaaaaaaaaaaaaaagaatccgcctgccaacgcaggggacacgggttcgagccctggtccaggaagatcccacatgccgcggagcaaccaagcctgtgcgccacaactactgagtccgcgtaccacaactactgaagcccgcgcgcatagagcccatgctctgcaacaagagaagccaccacaatgagaagcccgcgcactgcaacgaagacccaatgcagccaaaaataaataaataaaatttttaaaaaaaagtatttcttgaGCTCCAGGCACCTGACAACTGCCCATCACTCTCCAGCCCTGAAGGCCAGAACGGCTGCTTCAGGCTCCCATATGGTCCCTAAGGAGACGTAGGGAAGCAGCAACAGCACCAGCAGGTGCTCTGAGACTCTGAGACTGAGCCAGGGATGTTGGCGGGAgctggcaggggagggaggaagcctAGGTTCTGGGAGTTTCCAGACAGGGCAAGTCCCAGGTgtgagggttgggggaggggctggctgtCTCTGGGAGCCTGACAACCAGCCTGGACAATTATTATTTGAGGGCCTGTCATGCAGCAGGCACTGGCCATGGGACAGAGCAAGACAGCTTACTTTAAAgtgaggggtggggcagggtggagaCAAAAACCAAACaggtaaacaaacaaatacattagCTTATTTCAGAGCATGGAAATGGCTATGAAAAAAACCAGGGTGATGTGATAAAAAGTGACTCAGAGAGGTGGATCCTTCAGGAGGGGCAGCTAGACAGCCCCCAAACAGTCAGCTATGATGGCCCTTAAGGGTTTGGGAGGAGACAAAAGCACtggcaggaacttccctggtggtccagtggttaagactctgagtttccatcctgcatgccacgtggccaaaaaaaaaaaaaaaaaaaaaaaagcgctggCCGACCAGGGGGAGAGCTGCTTGAGGCTGAATGGAACCCAGGTGGCTGGACTACGAAGAAAACTAAAGCTGAGAAGGGTATAAGGAGGGCTGGAGGTTGCAATAGAAAATTCAGTGGTCAGGGAAAGTGCCAGTGAGAAGTGACATTTTAGCAAGGACCTGAAGAAAGTGAGGGAGAGAGCCATGGAGATAGCTAgtggaagaacattccagagagGGGGGACAGCAAGCACAAAGAGCAAAGAGGAGAGTCATATGGCACAGGCAGAGAGCCAGGTAGAGGCCCTGGGAGCCACGGCAGTGACTTGGATCTTAttccaaggaaaagagaaaaccacTGAGAGTTTTAGGTAAG
This region includes:
- the MFSD5 gene encoding molybdate-anion transporter isoform X2, coding for MLVTAYLAFVVLLASCLGLELSRCRAKPSGRACSNPSFLRFQLDFYQVYFLALAADWLQAPYLYKLYQHYHFLEGQIAILYVCGLASTVLFGLVASSLVDWLGRKKSCVLFSLTYSLCCLTKLSRDYFVLLVGRALGGLSTALLFSAFEAWYIHEHVERHDFPAEWIPATFARAAFWNHVLAVVAGVAAEAVACWMGLGPVAPFVAAIPLLALAGALALHNWGENYDRQRAFSRTCAGGLRCLLSDRRVLLLGTIQALFESVIFIFVFLWTPVLDPHGAPLGIIFSSFMAASLLGSSLYRIATSKRYHLQPMHLVSLAVLIVVFSLFMLTFSTSPGQESPVESFIAFLLIELACGLYFPSMSFLRRKVIPETEQAGVLNWFRVPLHLLACLGLLVLHDSDRKTGTRNMFSICSAVMVMALLAVVGLFTVVRHDAELRVPSPTGEPYAPEL
- the MFSD5 gene encoding molybdate-anion transporter isoform X1 yields the protein MVVRGPAMLVTAYLAFVVLLASCLGLELSRCRAKPSGRACSNPSFLRFQLDFYQVYFLALAADWLQAPYLYKLYQHYHFLEGQIAILYVCGLASTVLFGLVASSLVDWLGRKKSCVLFSLTYSLCCLTKLSRDYFVLLVGRALGGLSTALLFSAFEAWYIHEHVERHDFPAEWIPATFARAAFWNHVLAVVAGVAAEAVACWMGLGPVAPFVAAIPLLALAGALALHNWGENYDRQRAFSRTCAGGLRCLLSDRRVLLLGTIQALFESVIFIFVFLWTPVLDPHGAPLGIIFSSFMAASLLGSSLYRIATSKRYHLQPMHLVSLAVLIVVFSLFMLTFSTSPGQESPVESFIAFLLIELACGLYFPSMSFLRRKVIPETEQAGVLNWFRVPLHLLACLGLLVLHDSDRKTGTRNMFSICSAVMVMALLAVVGLFTVVRHDAELRVPSPTGEPYAPEL
- the LOC133101569 gene encoding uncharacterized LOC122455340 homolog, with product MDFSLGLRLGPRNKKASHQQPPPPSGHGPPAASPCLSCPPSACACPCPGCPPPSCSGTAYPYYAAPCPSCPGLPGPPCTCPCPPCPACPPLTCPLSSCSPCSAPHLTCCHPSPCPMYPCSRGQAACSSSCLGCSDSCGRGRGAARGPPGSAGRCSCCFRGHRTSRHCLIV